TTCCTCGTGACCAGCGCACCCGCGCCGATCATTGCTCCTTCCCCGATCTCGATTCCGCAAAGGATGATCGAGCCGCTGCCTATCGACGCGCCGCGGCGAACCAGGGTTCGCTCCAGCTTCCAGTCCTTCTCGCTTTGAGCCGAGCCATCGGCGTTGGTTGCTCTTGGATAGCGGTCGTTGATGAACACCACTCCGTGCCCGATGAAAACTTCGTCCTCGATCGTCACGCCGGAGCAAACAAAGGTGTGACTCGAGATCTTGCATCGTGCACCGATCACCGCGTCGCGCTGCACTTCTACGAACGCACCCAGGCGCGAATCGTCGCCGATCGCGCAGCCGTAGAGATTCACGAACGGTGCGAGCTGGACCCGTACGCCGAATCGCACATCGTCCGCGACGCAGGCGTTGGCTGGCATCATCATTCCCATCCGAAAGCCTCCTGGCTCACCGGGACGCGCTGCCCGCCGTTGCTCAACGAAATATCCGCCGCCTCGAGCACGCTAACGACGCGCAGACCACTTACGCCGTCCGACTTAGGCACCTTGCCGGTATGGATGCAGTCGATGAAGTGCTCACATTCGACCTTGAGCGGTTCAGCTTCCTCGATTCTCGGAATCTGGATGTCGCCGTAGCGATAAGAAAGCTGAAATTCACCATAGGTGTCGTAGTGAGGCTGGAAGGTCACGCCTTTGTCGTAGATCCGGATCTTTTCCTGCAAGGCGGTATCGTCGTAAACGACCATCTTGTGCGAACCCACGATCGTCGCGCGCCGGATCTTGTTCGGATCGAGCCAGCTAACATGGATGAACGCGATCACGCCGTTGGGAAAATGGAGCGTCAGCAGCGCGACGTCTTCCACCTTGCTCCGGTAGTGGCTTTGTCCCTGGCATGCGACCGATTCCGGCATCTGCCCGAGCAGCATCAGAATGATCGAGATATCATGGGTCGCAAGGTCCCACGCCACGTTGATATCGCGTTGAAAGAGACCCAGGTTGGCGCGCACCGAACTGATGTAAAGGATCTCGCCCAGCTCGCCGGATTCGATAAGCTCCCGCGCCTTCAGGACCGGCGCGCTGTACTCGAAGGTGTGGCCAACCATCAGCGTGCGCTGACGCCGGCGCGAGAGGCGCACCAGTTCGGCCGCCTGCTTCAAGGATATCGCGAGCGGCTTTTCGACCAGCACCGCCTTGCCTTCTTCAAGGAAGCGGCGCGCGATCTCGTAGTGGCTGTTGACCGGCGTCGCTACCACCACCGCTTCGACGTCCGGATCGTTCAGTACGTCGTCTACTGATTCGACCGCCTTCACCTCGGGGTAAAGCTTCGCGATTTGCTCCCGCCGCGCCGCGCTCAAGTCGCAGCACACGATTTGATCGGCTTGCTGTAGCTGGCTGATTACGCGAACCCAGTTAGGCCCCCAATAGCCCAGACCTACAACTGCGATAGCTTTCAGGCGCGCAGGCTTCGCGCTCCTTTCAACGCTTTGCGCAAGGGGCGACCCATTACCGTTGGAAACTTGTTCGATCAGGGACACATCAACCTCCGATTCCGATTATTCGCCGAAGCCATTCGGGGATAGGGTTTTGGACCGCGTTGAAGATCACGCCGATCGCCGGATGGTTTGCGGCGGTGAATGCCCGCACAGCGCCGAGCAAGTGGCGTCGTTCCGTATGCCCGTAGCGCGCCACCAGCATCACGATGTCCGCGGGCCTGATCAGCCGGAGCAAGGAGGGATCGAGCCTGGCGACGCCGAGATCGA
This genomic stretch from Candidatus Binatus sp. harbors:
- a CDS encoding acyltransferase, yielding MGMMMPANACVADDVRFGVRVQLAPFVNLYGCAIGDDSRLGAFVEVQRDAVIGARCKISSHTFVCSGVTIEDEVFIGHGVVFINDRYPRATNADGSAQSEKDWKLERTLVRRGASIGSGSIILCGIEIGEGAMIGAGALVTRNVPARTLVAGHPARSFNKTVDMQSR
- a CDS encoding Gfo/Idh/MocA family protein yields the protein MSLIEQVSNGNGSPLAQSVERSAKPARLKAIAVVGLGYWGPNWVRVISQLQQADQIVCCDLSAARREQIAKLYPEVKAVESVDDVLNDPDVEAVVVATPVNSHYEIARRFLEEGKAVLVEKPLAISLKQAAELVRLSRRRQRTLMVGHTFEYSAPVLKARELIESGELGEILYISSVRANLGLFQRDINVAWDLATHDISIILMLLGQMPESVACQGQSHYRSKVEDVALLTLHFPNGVIAFIHVSWLDPNKIRRATIVGSHKMVVYDDTALQEKIRIYDKGVTFQPHYDTYGEFQLSYRYGDIQIPRIEEAEPLKVECEHFIDCIHTGKVPKSDGVSGLRVVSVLEAADISLSNGGQRVPVSQEAFGWE